A window of Cytobacillus sp. FSL H8-0458 genomic DNA:
TATACTTCATGCAAGCATCATAGATAGATGTAACTTCACCAGTTGGCCAGTAAGTTGTGAATCCGCCTTCTGTTCCTGGCGCTATTTGATTGCGGATACGGATGTTTGCAAATGTACCGCGCATCATTACCTCATGGTTACCGCGGCGGGATCCATAAGAGTTAAAGTCACGTGGTTCAACACCGTTTTCACGAAGATATTTTCCTGCTGGCGTATCTTTGCCGATCGCACCTGCCGGAGAAATATGGTCAGTTGTTACAGAATCACCGAACTTGCCGACAACACGCAATCCTGATAAAGGTTTAACTTCATCAGCATTTGGAGTTAAGCCTTCGAAGAATGGAGGATTCTGGATATATGTTGAATTATCATCAAATGAATATAAAGGCTCATTGCTAGTCTGAATTTGATTCCAGCGAGCATTGTCGTCAAATACATGCTCATATTCTTTACGGAACAATTCAGGTGTAACAGTCTGTTTAACCACTTCATTAACTTCAGCAGTTGATGGCCAGATATCATTGAAGAAGACATCATTGCCATCCTTGTCTTTCCCGATTGGCTCGTTTTGAAGATCAATATCAACAGTACCAGCTAGTGCATAAGCGACTACTAATGGCGGTGAAGCCAGGTAGTTAGCTTTAACAAGCGGATGGATACGTCCTTCAAAGTTACGGTTACCTGAAAGAACAGATGTTACAAGAAGATCGCTTTCAGCTACAGCCTTTTCGATTTCTTCTCTTAATGGACCGGAGTTACCGATACATGTTGTACAGCCATAACCAACAAGGTTGAATCCAAGCTGTTCCATGTATGGAAGAAGTCCAGAATCACGCAGGTATCCGGTAACAACCTTAGATCCCGGAGCCAAAGAAGTTTTTACGAACTTAGGAACTTCCATTCCAAGTTCAACTGCCTTTTTCGCAACCAATCCTGCCCCAACTAAAACGTAAGGGTTAGAAGTGTTTGTACAGCTAGTAATCGCCGCAATGGCAACAGCACCAGTCTTCATCTTTGTAGAGTCACCGTTTGCAAAATCAATTGTGATTTCTTTGTCGATTTCTTTCTTGCCTAAGCCGAAGCCCTGGTTCCCTTGAGGAGCAGTGATTGCCTCATTGAATTCCTTTTTCATAGCAGAAAGCGGAATTAAATCCTGTGGGCGCTTAGGACCTGAAAGGTTGGCTTCAATTTCGGAAAGATTGATTTCAACTACATTTGTGTATACCGGCTCTAAAGATGGATCAAAGAACATTCCATTTTCTTTGCAGTATTTTTCAACAATCTTGATTTGCTCTTCAGGACGTCCTGTCAGGCGCATGTAATCAAGGGCTTCTGCATCAACAGGGAAGAAACCGCATGTTGCACCGTATTCCGGAGCCATGTTAGCAATTGTAGCGCGGTCAGCCAATGGAAGCTGTGTGACACCAGGGCCGAAGAATTCTACAAACTTGCCAACCACTCCCTGGCTGCGCAGTACTTGAGTTACCTTTAATGCAAGGTCAGTAGCAGTTGTTCCGTTAGGAAGCTCGCCAGTAAGCTTAACCCCTACAACCTCAGGCACAGGGAAATATGAAGGCTGGCCCAGCATACCTGCTTCAGCTTCAATACCTCCTACACCCCAACCAAGAACACCGATACCGTTGATCATGGTTGTATGGGAGTCAGTACCTACAAGAGTATCAGGGAAAGTTTCGTAATCGCCTTCCGTTGTTTCAAGCGCATGAACAACATTCGCAAGGAACTCAAGGTTTACCTGGTGAACAATACCTGTTGCAGGAGGAACTGCACGATAATTGTCAAATGCTTTCTGAGCCCAGCTCAAGAACTGGTAACGCTCTGCATTTCGCTCAAATTCAAGCTCCATGTTGGCTTCAAGTGAATCAGGTGTTCCGTACTTATCTACCTGTACAGAGTGGTCAATAACCAGATCAACAGGCTTCTCAGGATTAATTTTGTCAGGATCCCCACCCATGTCAGCCATTGCTTTACGCAATGAAGCAAGGTCAACTACTGCCGGAACTCCTGTGAAGTCCTGCAGAATTACACGTGATGGTTTGAAAGGAACGTCTACTTCTTTTACTTCAGAAGTTCCCCATTTTGCCAGGTTTTCAACATGCTCTTTTGTAATTACACGGCCGTCATATTGACGAAGTACTGATTCCAATAATACCTTAATTGAATAAGGCAATTTGGAAACATTACCTACTCCAGCTTCTTCCAGAGCTCCTAAATGATAGTAATGATAGCGCTTCCCGTCCAGATCAAAGGATTTGCGGGAATTGAACACATCGTTCTTTGCCAAATGTATTACCCCCTCTTTCAATAAACATCATATACCAAGTGTTAGGTAATTGTCGAAAAGTTTGAATTTTCATCCATCCTTACTTTTCTCACAATTCCTATATTAATACAACCTGCTATATAAGTAAATAACAAGAAAGTTATTGTTTTTGATAAGTTTTTCTTATCATAATTTCTCAATTACTTCTTTAAGCCTTTTAAATGCCGTAATTGATACTGTTTTTCAATTAGACAAAAATACCCTTTATTGCTTGGTTATTATTCTGCAAAAACGAAAAAGGTAATTTACCGGTCCAAAAAACAACATAAATTGACATTATCCATGGAAAAATAGTACCAGGGAGGTGATTGACTATAGCTAATAGAAAGTCTAATCATATTATTGAGGGTATGAATGCAGCAAAAAGCCAGGGCATGGGCGCCGGGTATAATGAGGAATATGCCAATGAACCATTAACAGAAGCGCAAAGGCAAAATAATAAAAAGCGCAAGAAGAATCAATAAAGTGAAACTTCAATCAGTGGGGAGTGCTTTTCTTCCCGCTGACTGTTAGTTGAGGCCCACAGGACAAGGAAGGCTTCGTCATCATGAGCATCGCACGACCGAAAGCGGCAGCTTTTGGGAGGACGTGGCGTTCTTAGTCTTTGTCCTTCTTTCGGGCCTTTACATTATAAAGCGAGGCGACTTGCCCAGGGGTGACAAGCGAGCCCCTAGGAGCCGCAGCTAGATTGGGCAGTTTGCCCCCCACTTATCCTCCTTTAATTCCTTTGAGTCTTGAAGTGGGAGTCTTACTGCCCGTTAGACTGCGATAAATAATAATACCCGGCTGAACTGCAGCCGGGTAAATTTCTAGTATTGGTTTACATCCTCAACCATGGATCTTAAATCCTGCTGGAATCTCTCCAGCTGTGCACGCTGATGGTCAGATGCAACCTCCATTGCATTTTCAATTTGAGCGTATGCTTCATTTACTTCCTGCTTTAGATGTTTTAGCTGATGGCCATAACTGGCGGAATCTCGTACAATTTCAGCATAAAGCTCCTGCGCATCTTCCATTCCCTGCTGTGCAGCCTGAAATGCCTGCTGTTTGTCTTTATGATATGGCATTTTTATTTCACTCCTAAAAAAATTTGTACCATTAAATTGCGCAATAGCATCATAAAATATTCCGCGAAATCACTCAGGAGGAAATCTTGACATTCAGCCACATTTTGCAAGGCAATTTTTCAATGGAAAAGAGACAAACTAACACAAAAGATGAAGGTATATTACACCTTGTATCTTTTTAACCCGTCAGCCATTAAGACGGCAGCCGGCATATCAGCTGCCTGGAGCGGAAGAAATATCCTATTATCCGAGGAGGACCTTAATTGAACAAAAACAATGGCAAAGACATGCGCAAAAATGCACCTAAAGGACATAATAATGATGGACAGCCTGAACCATTAAGCGGCTCTAAGAAAGTAAAAAACCGTAACCACACCAGACAAAAACATAATTCACACCATGACATGTGAATTCAAAGAAGCAGCTGCCACATCATCAGGCAGCTGCTTCTTCTTTAAATAGCAATTAAAGCATTTATAATGGTGTCCTCTTCATTGGCAGTTACTGTCCGCAGATCAATCAGAATTTCTTCCTTTTGAATCCTGACTATTATGGAAGAATTAATCCTTAACTGGCGGCCGATATGATCTGCTGAATATTGCCGGTGTTTTAAAACAGCAATCCACGATGGAAGCTCTACCTCAGGCATCGTGCCTCCCCCAACCTGTCCTGTACTTTCTCTCATTGAGCATACATAATCGTTCCCGGCAGCTTGTAATCTGTTAAGAAAATGAGCTGTTCTCACTTTGAGTTCATCACTGGTGATCAATACATCATGGACCACCGGAATATTTTTCAGACCCTCTTCACCTTTTAAGTAATCAATAAGTGTGCCTTCGAGAGCAGCAATTGTCATTTTATCTACCCGGAGAACCCGGGCAAGCTGATGTTTTTTCAGCTTTTCGATTAAATCCTTTCTTCCGGCAATAATTCCTGCCTGAGGACCGCCCAAAAGCTTATCCCCGCTGAAAGAAATGATATCTGCCCCCATTTTTAAAACATCGCTGACTGCTGGTTCATTTCCAATTCCTTTGCTTTTAAAATCAAATAGTGCACCGCTTCCCAGATCTTCATAAAATATGAGGTTTTTTTCTTTTGATAGACGGGCAAGTTCCCCTGTGCCGACTTCTTTCGTAAAACCTATAATTTTAAAATTGCTCGTGTGCACCTTCATAATCATGGCTGTATCTTCATTTATCACTTTTTTATAATCTTCCAGGTGGGTTTTATTAGTTGTTCCCACTTCAACAAGTCTTGCCCCGCTCTCTTCCATTATGCTTGATACCCTGAAGGAGCCCCCGATTTCAACAAGCTGACCGCGGGAAACAATTACTTCTTTTTCTTCCGCAAGAGCTCTTAAAATGATATAAACTGCAGCAGCGTTATTATTGACTGCCATAGCTGCTTCTGCACCCGTCAGTTCTTTGACAAGATTTTCCAGGTGACTATGCCTGGATCCCCTTTCTCCTTCACCCAGGTTATACTCCAAATTGGAATAGTTCATGGCAACTTCAAGCATATGATCCGCTGCAGACTTGCTTAACCGCGCCCGGCCAAGATTAGTGTGAAGAATAGTGCCAGTGGCATTAATAACTCTTTTAAGTGTATATCCATACCGAACAGTGATAACCTCTTCCGCTTTTTGAAATATAAGGTCCGTAAACTTTTCTGTACCCGGCTCCTCACTGGTCCAATTCCCGGCAAGAATAGTATTCCTTATATCAGAGATTACCTCTTTCAGCATGTTGGTTGTATGTATAAAGTCAAGTCCATACTGTTTCATTAAATTAGTAAAACGCCGGTCTTTTTGCAGTTCATGCACCGGCAAAATATTTCTGACTGTACTCTTCATAATATCCCTCCAGCATTTGCCCCGTTATTATATCATTTTTCACTAATTTGCATGAAATGAATACTATAGAATGAAACAAGGGGGTTTTGAATTTGAACAAAAAGGAAGATTTCCATCCGTTTAATTTGGATGAATTGGAAAAATGGATGGAGGATTATTATCTGGACCCGCTTTCTTCTTATTTGGATCAGATAACATTCCGCATCGACTTATACGATACGGAAGCCCAGATTATCGTTGAGGCGCTTTTAACGGGATGTGCATCAAAAGATGTAACCGTTTCCTTGAAAGAAGACACCGTAATCATCAAAGCTGCTAAAACAGATGACACAGAAGCAATTCGGCGCGGACATCCATGTATGCGAAAAGTTAAACTGCCTTTCTCAGTTGTAAATAAAAAGGTTAGTGCAGATTTTGCAAATGAGATATTAGAGATTTTTATAAATAAAAATGAAGCGGGGCCGGGATGCAATAGAGAGATAATCATCAATTGATAAACTGAGATAGAGGTTGCCTTTTTTCCCTTTGTTTACATAAATCAGCAAAAAACCTCCTCCTCCCGGAGAAGGTTTTTATCTTTTTATTTCATCATTTTTTCGATGATTTCTTTGGTTTTAGGAAAAATGCCAGTATCAAGCTTAGAATAAATCTTCTCTCCATTAACTGTTACTTCAAAAGCTCCGCCTTTGCTTGGAACCAGTTCCATTTGAGAAATCTCAGAACGAAAATGCGTAAATAGTTCTTCCGCGAAACTCGCGGCTTTAGGTGCATAGTTTCACATCATGCAAAATTCAACTTTTACTTCATACGCCATATTTAAACCTCCGTGTGTAATTTGTTAGAATGTAAATATAATGACATTCTAGTATAACTGTTTTATTACTGCAAATCGATTTGTTTTTCCTTCTAAATAGAAAGCAGAAAATATATGGAGTGATTTGATGGATGCACAAAAATACCTGCAGCGAATAAAGGTATCGGGTGACCGTAACCTCGATCTTGAATATCTGGCAAAACTGCAGAGCGGGCATATGCTCAATATTCCATTTGAAAACTTGGATGTGACACGAAAAATCCCAATTCAGCTGGACACAGATTCGTTTTCTAAAAAAATACTTGAACGGGGCCGGGGAGGCTTTTGCTATGAATTAAACGGTCTGTTTCAACATCTCCTGTCCGAACTGGGATTTCAATCACATCTCATTTCCTGCACTGTTAAAAAGCCTGATGGATGGGTCAGAGAAGATTCTCATGCAGCCATACTGGTTTACTTGCACGAACTTCCTTATTTGGTTGATGTAGGGTTTGGTGATTCCGTCAGGCAGCCTCTGCCTCTAACGGGTGAGGAAAAAACCGATGTCAGCGGAACATACAGGATAAAAGCGACAGCTGGAGGAAAGTTTGATCTTCAGCGGCTTGAGGATGGCAAATGGATAATTCTATACCGTTTTTCTGATAGGCCGGTTAAGCTGGGCGACTTTCATGATGCCTGTTTATTCAATCAGACCTCACCCGAATCCCATTTTACACATGGCGACCTGGCCACTATTGCTACAAAGGATGGCCGTATTACACTTTCAGGATTAACTGTCACTTTATCTGAAGAATCCGGAAAAAATAAATTCGAACTAACCGAGGAGGAAAAAAGAGAATTTCTTCTCGGGCAATTCAAAATAAAATTGTAAAAGGGACAGCCCAGCGGCGTCCCTTTTAATTTGATCATAATTTTGTTCTTAATTTATCAAGCATATCAGCAGTCATTCTTGCTAAATCAAAATCTGCTTTGAATCCCCACTCTTCTTTTGCTGCAGAAGCATTAATCGAGTTTGGCCAGCTGTCTGCAATTCCCTGGCGCACAGGATCCACTTCATAGGAAATTTCAAACCCAGGGATATGCTTTCTGATCTCAGCCGCAATCTGTTCAGGTTCAAAACTCATTGCTGTTACATTAAAGGAGTTGCGGTGGATGAGTTTATCTGCATTAGCTTCCATTAAATCAACGATGGCATTCAGCGCATCCGGCATATACATCATATCCATATATGTCCCTTTGTCGATGTAGGATGTATAGCGGCCATTTTTAATGGCTTCATAATAGATCTCAACAGCGTAATCCGTCGTTCCGCCCCCTGGAGGAGTTACATAGGAGATTAAACCAGGGAACCTCAAGCCTCGAGTATCCACACCGAACTTGTAATAGTAGTAATCTGACAGCAATTCGCCTGCAACCTTATTCACGCCATACATTGTAGTTGGGCGGTGAATAGTATCCTGTGGAGTGTTGTCTTTAGGTGTAGAAGGCCCAAATGCGCCAATGGAGCTTGGCGTAAAGAATTGTGCATTGCATTCTCTTGCCGTTTCAAGTGCATTCATCAGCCCGCCCATATTTAAATTCCAAGCAAATACAGGGTTAGCCTCAGCTGTAGCTGATAATAGAGCTGCCATATGAATGACTGTATCGACACTATATTTCTTAGCTGTATCCAGCATTGATTTTGCATCGGTAACGTCAACCATTTCAAATGGCCCTGAATTAGCAGCCTCAGAGTCATTTTTTCTGATGTCTGTTGCGATAACATTGTCCGTTCCATAAATTTCTCTTAATTTCAAGGTTAGTTCAGAGCCGATTTGGCCTAAAGCTCCTGTAATCATAATCCGTTTCATCTTATTCCTCCAACGTTTCCTCTTTGCCTTAATTTTGAAGCCATTTATAGTCGAACTTAAATAATTCCCATTTCCTTGCCGACTTTTTCATATATCGCAATTGCCTGATCCAGCATATCTTTGGTATGTGCTGCAGATGGCATGTTTCTGACACGGCCCGTTCCCCTAGGGACAGTCGGGAAGACGATTGATTTTGCATATACGCCTTCTTCATTGAGCTTTTTGCTGAATTCCTGTGTTTTTACTTCATCTCCAACAATACAAGGAGTTATCGGTGTTTCGCTGTCGCCAATATCAAAGCCTAATTTTTGCAGCCCGTCTTTAAGGTAGTTGGCATTTTCCCATAGCTTTTCATTCAGCTCTGTGCTTTCCATGAGCAGTTCAATAGCTTTCGTACTTGCTGCTACATCTGCAGGTGTTAAAGATGTAGAGAATAGGAATGGTCTGCTGCGTACTTTCAGCCAATCAATCAAGTCCTTTTTGCCGGCCACATATCCCCCAACAACACCAATCGCCTTTGAAAGTGTGCCGATCTGGAAATCGATTTTATCGGAAAGGCCGAAGTGCTTAACAGTGCCTGCTCCCTTTCCAAGAACACCTGAACCGTGTGCATCATCCACATATGTGATCAGATCGAACTCTTCCGCGATTTCCACGATCTCAGGAAGCTTGGCGATATCCCCATCCATCGAGAAGACGCCGTCAGTAATAACCATGATCTTGTTGTACTGTCCTGATTCTTTCGCTTCCTTCGCTTTAGCTCTTAAATCTTCCATATCAGAATGATTTACGCGAATAATCTTGGCTTTTGATAAGCGGCAGCCATCAATGATGGAAGCATGGTTCAGCTCATCAGATAAAATGGCATCATTTTTATCCATAACAGCAGAAATAGCAGCCATATTACAATTAAATCCGGACTGGTATGCGATGGCTGCTTCTGTATGTTTGAACTCAGCCAGCTTTTCTTCAAGTTTTGTGTGAAGTTCAAGCGTTCCATTTATCGTGCGGACAGCACCTGCTCCAACCCCATATTTTTCAATTGCTTCAATTGCGGACTTTTTTAGTCTTTCATCAGTTGCCAAACCTAAATAGTTATTGGATGAAAGATTAATTAGTTCTCTGCCGTTGATTTTGATTATTGGACCATTTGGGCTTTCAAGTGGGTCAATTACGTTGTAAAGTCCTCTATCCTTTAAATCCTCCAGGTTTTCCTGTAAAAAAGCATCTAAAATTTTGCTGGTCATATCAGTATCCCCCAGTACTTTTTTATTGAATGTCGCCAACTCATATACAACTGTATTTTCAGAGCGGACATTATTTCATTAAACAAACTTAGCTATGTAAAGGTTTTTTCACTTTATACTTTAACACAATTTTTCATTTTGTACACTTATGAAGGACAGATTTTCTATTAGAGTATTTTTGAGTTAACTTATAATCAGTTTTCCCTATTATCTCGAAAAAATTTAGCGGCATATTTAGCTCAATTGAATAAATATACACATAATTGATCTGTTTACTCTATGATTACACAGGGAACCAATCAAACATAGAACAATAGGTCAGGCCATTAAGCCTTTGGAGGTATTATTATAATGAAACATCCGCTAAATGTAACTTCGGAAATAGGAGAATTAAAGACGGTCCTTCTGCATAGGCCGGGTAAGGAAATAGAAAATCTCACACCTCAATATTTAAAAAGACTATTATTCGATGATATTCCCTTTTTGCCTGCCATTCAAAAAGAGCATGATTATTTCGCCAATATTTTAAGCAACCGGGGAATCGAGGTCTTATATCTGGATAAATTGATGACAGAAGCCATACAGCAGGACAAGGCCAGACTGGCTTTTATTGAAAAGGTCTTATTGGAAAGCCAATCGAACATCAATGGTTCCTATGATACAGTGAAAGAGTATCTTCTATCTCTTCCGCCCGATGAGCTGGTTAAGAAAGTGATGGCTGGTGTCGTTAAATCGGATATTGATCAGGATAAGAAAATCCATCTTCATGAAATGATGCCGGATCATTATCCATTTTATCTCGACCCTATGCCAAACCTCTATTTTACCCGGGATCCGGCTGCAGTTATCGGTGAAGGCATTACGATTAATCGAATGCATGAGCCTGCAAGGAGAAGGGAATCCATTTTTATGGACTGCATCATGAATCATCATCCGCGTTTTAATAAACATGAAATCCCTGCTTACTTTAAGCGTGATGATCTCTACTCTCTTGAAGGCGGAGATGAACTGATTTTAAGTGATGAAGTGGTTGCTATTGGCGTCAGTGCAAGAACCTCTGCACAAGGAATTGAAAAACTTGCACGAGAGTTATTCTCCCGTCAGGATGCCATTAAAAAGGTTGTGGCAGTTGAAATCCCTAAAATTCGCGCATTCATGCACCTGGATACCGTTTTCACCATGATTGATCATGATAAATTCACCTACCATCCTGCTATTGAAGATAGAGATGGCAGTATGAAAATTTACATACTGGAACAGGAGAATAATTCTGATACTCTTAAGATTACAGAGAAAAACTCGCTCAAAGAAACATTGAAAGAAGTGCTTCATCTTAATGAATTAGTGTTAATCCCCTGCGGAGGCGGCTGCCCGATTGCATCAGCACGCGAACAATGGAACGATGGCTCCAATACACTCGCCATCGCTCCCGGTGTAGTTGTCACTTACGACAGAAACTATGTTTCAAACGATATCCTCCGGCAAAATGGAGTTGAAGTTATTGAAATTCTCAGCTCGGAACTTTCGAGAGGACGGGGCGGCCCAAGATGCATGAGCATGCCGATCATAAGGGAAAATATTAGCTGATAAATCGGGCGGTTCCGGAACCGCCTGATTTTTTTATGAATACTATTTTTTTCACAGCCCCCTCTTTCTCCTTCCCTCCTTCTAAAAAACAAGTTCTTTTAAGAAAAAACGAAAATATAAATATACTAATGCCCTTTTCAAACAAGCATTTGCCTGCTCTTTTTATAAGATGTCCCTCTTAATAATCTGTATTTATTTATAATAATTATAAAAAAGTATTGATTTTACTTTGAGAAGTGTTATCATTACAAATATAAGCAGTTATTAAACTTTTATGAGGTGATTATAGAATGACAAAAAAGAATAATCTCACTACAAGCTGGGGAGCCCCAGTTGGCGACAACCAAAATTCAATGTCTGCCGGCTCAAGAGGGCCAACACTGATCCAGGATGTACACTTGCTGGAAAAGCTCGCCCATTTTAATAGAGAACGTGTGCCTGAGCGTGTTGTTCATGCAAAAGGTGCCGGTGCACATGGCTATTTTGAAGTTACAAATGACCTCACTAAATATACAAAAGCCGCATTTCTGTCTGAAGTAGGCAAAAGAACGCCTTTATTCATCCGCTTCTCAACTGTAGCCGGCGAACTTGGTTCTGCAGATACTGTACGCGATCCGCGCGGCTTTGCTGTTAAGTTCTATACAGAAGAAGGAAATTACGATCTTGTAGGAAACAACACGCCTGTATTCTTTATCCGGGATGCCATCAAGTTCCCTGACTTTATTCATACACAGAAGCGTGATCCTAAGACTCATTTGAAAAATCCGACTGCCGTCTGGGACTTCTGGTCCTTATCCCCTGAGTCGCTGCACCAGGTAACCATCTTAATGTCTGACCGGGGAATTCCGGCAACACTAAGACATATGCATGGATTTGGAAGTCATACATTTAAGTGGGTTAATGATAAAGGCGAAGGCGTCTGGGTGAAATATCACTTTAAAACAGAGCAAGGCGTTAAAAACCTCAGTGTAGATGCTGCAGCTAAAATGGCGGGCGAAAATCCGGATTACCATACAGAGGACTTATTCAATGCAATTGAGAATGGAGACTATCCTTCCTGGAAGCTTTGCGTGCAAATCATGCCGCTTGAGGATGCAAATACTTATCGTTTCGATCCATTCGATGTCACGAAGGTGTGGTCACAAAAAGACTACCCATTAATCGAAGTAGGACGTATGGTTCTCAATAGAAACCCGGAAAACTACTTTGCTGAAGTTGAGCAGGCTACCTTTTCTCCTGGAACTCTAGTACCTGGTATTGATGTGTCACCTGATAAAATGCTTCAGGGCCGCCTGTTTGCCTACCATGATGCACACCGTTACCGTGTAGGTGCAAACCATCAGATGCTGCCGATCAACCGCCCTAAAAACGAAGTGCAAAACTATCAGCGTGACGGCCAGATGCGCTTTGATAACAATGGCGGAGGGTCTGTTTATTACGAGCCGAACAGCTTTGGAGGACCAACTGAAGTACCGGAGCACAAGCAGGCTGCATACCCCGTTTCCGGTTTAGCCGAAAG
This region includes:
- the acnA gene encoding aconitate hydratase AcnA; its protein translation is MAKNDVFNSRKSFDLDGKRYHYYHLGALEEAGVGNVSKLPYSIKVLLESVLRQYDGRVITKEHVENLAKWGTSEVKEVDVPFKPSRVILQDFTGVPAVVDLASLRKAMADMGGDPDKINPEKPVDLVIDHSVQVDKYGTPDSLEANMELEFERNAERYQFLSWAQKAFDNYRAVPPATGIVHQVNLEFLANVVHALETTEGDYETFPDTLVGTDSHTTMINGIGVLGWGVGGIEAEAGMLGQPSYFPVPEVVGVKLTGELPNGTTATDLALKVTQVLRSQGVVGKFVEFFGPGVTQLPLADRATIANMAPEYGATCGFFPVDAEALDYMRLTGRPEEQIKIVEKYCKENGMFFDPSLEPVYTNVVEINLSEIEANLSGPKRPQDLIPLSAMKKEFNEAITAPQGNQGFGLGKKEIDKEITIDFANGDSTKMKTGAVAIAAITSCTNTSNPYVLVGAGLVAKKAVELGMEVPKFVKTSLAPGSKVVTGYLRDSGLLPYMEQLGFNLVGYGCTTCIGNSGPLREEIEKAVAESDLLVTSVLSGNRNFEGRIHPLVKANYLASPPLVVAYALAGTVDIDLQNEPIGKDKDGNDVFFNDIWPSTAEVNEVVKQTVTPELFRKEYEHVFDDNARWNQIQTSNEPLYSFDDNSTYIQNPPFFEGLTPNADEVKPLSGLRVVGKFGDSVTTDHISPAGAIGKDTPAGKYLRENGVEPRDFNSYGSRRGNHEVMMRGTFANIRIRNQIAPGTEGGFTTYWPTGEVTSIYDACMKYKEDGTGLVVLAGKDYGMGSSRDWAAKGTNLLGIKTVIAESYERIHRSNLVLMGVLPLQFKEGESAETLGLSGKETIDVQIDENVRPRDFVKVTATDENGSQTTFEVLVRFDSEVEIDYYRHGGILQMVLRDKLAN
- the sspO gene encoding small acid-soluble spore protein O; its protein translation is MANRKSNHIIEGMNAAKSQGMGAGYNEEYANEPLTEAQRQNNKKRKKNQ
- a CDS encoding small acid-soluble spore protein P; this translates as MNKNNGKDMRKNAPKGHNNDGQPEPLSGSKKVKNRNHTRQKHNSHHDM
- the selA gene encoding L-seryl-tRNA(Sec) selenium transferase, which encodes MKSTVRNILPVHELQKDRRFTNLMKQYGLDFIHTTNMLKEVISDIRNTILAGNWTSEEPGTEKFTDLIFQKAEEVITVRYGYTLKRVINATGTILHTNLGRARLSKSAADHMLEVAMNYSNLEYNLGEGERGSRHSHLENLVKELTGAEAAMAVNNNAAAVYIILRALAEEKEVIVSRGQLVEIGGSFRVSSIMEESGARLVEVGTTNKTHLEDYKKVINEDTAMIMKVHTSNFKIIGFTKEVGTGELARLSKEKNLIFYEDLGSGALFDFKSKGIGNEPAVSDVLKMGADIISFSGDKLLGGPQAGIIAGRKDLIEKLKKHQLARVLRVDKMTIAALEGTLIDYLKGEEGLKNIPVVHDVLITSDELKVRTAHFLNRLQAAGNDYVCSMRESTGQVGGGTMPEVELPSWIAVLKHRQYSADHIGRQLRINSSIIVRIQKEEILIDLRTVTANEEDTIINALIAI
- a CDS encoding Hsp20/alpha crystallin family protein, which gives rise to MNKKEDFHPFNLDELEKWMEDYYLDPLSSYLDQITFRIDLYDTEAQIIVEALLTGCASKDVTVSLKEDTVIIKAAKTDDTEAIRRGHPCMRKVKLPFSVVNKKVSADFANEILEIFINKNEAGPGCNREIIIN
- a CDS encoding Rdx family protein, with amino-acid sequence MAYEVKVEFCMMUNYAPKAASFAEELFTHFRSEISQMELVPSKGGAFEVTVNGEKIYSKLDTGIFPKTKEIIEKMMK
- a CDS encoding arylamine N-acetyltransferase family protein, which gives rise to MDAQKYLQRIKVSGDRNLDLEYLAKLQSGHMLNIPFENLDVTRKIPIQLDTDSFSKKILERGRGGFCYELNGLFQHLLSELGFQSHLISCTVKKPDGWVREDSHAAILVYLHELPYLVDVGFGDSVRQPLPLTGEEKTDVSGTYRIKATAGGKFDLQRLEDGKWIILYRFSDRPVKLGDFHDACLFNQTSPESHFTHGDLATIATKDGRITLSGLTVTLSEESGKNKFELTEEEKREFLLGQFKIKL
- a CDS encoding L-threonine 3-dehydrogenase, encoding MKRIMITGALGQIGSELTLKLREIYGTDNVIATDIRKNDSEAANSGPFEMVDVTDAKSMLDTAKKYSVDTVIHMAALLSATAEANPVFAWNLNMGGLMNALETARECNAQFFTPSSIGAFGPSTPKDNTPQDTIHRPTTMYGVNKVAGELLSDYYYYKFGVDTRGLRFPGLISYVTPPGGGTTDYAVEIYYEAIKNGRYTSYIDKGTYMDMMYMPDALNAIVDLMEANADKLIHRNSFNVTAMSFEPEQIAAEIRKHIPGFEISYEVDPVRQGIADSWPNSINASAAKEEWGFKADFDLARMTADMLDKLRTKL
- a CDS encoding glycine C-acetyltransferase, giving the protein MTSKILDAFLQENLEDLKDRGLYNVIDPLESPNGPIIKINGRELINLSSNNYLGLATDERLKKSAIEAIEKYGVGAGAVRTINGTLELHTKLEEKLAEFKHTEAAIAYQSGFNCNMAAISAVMDKNDAILSDELNHASIIDGCRLSKAKIIRVNHSDMEDLRAKAKEAKESGQYNKIMVITDGVFSMDGDIAKLPEIVEIAEEFDLITYVDDAHGSGVLGKGAGTVKHFGLSDKIDFQIGTLSKAIGVVGGYVAGKKDLIDWLKVRSRPFLFSTSLTPADVAASTKAIELLMESTELNEKLWENANYLKDGLQKLGFDIGDSETPITPCIVGDEVKTQEFSKKLNEEGVYAKSIVFPTVPRGTGRVRNMPSAAHTKDMLDQAIAIYEKVGKEMGII
- the arcA gene encoding arginine deiminase; protein product: MKHPLNVTSEIGELKTVLLHRPGKEIENLTPQYLKRLLFDDIPFLPAIQKEHDYFANILSNRGIEVLYLDKLMTEAIQQDKARLAFIEKVLLESQSNINGSYDTVKEYLLSLPPDELVKKVMAGVVKSDIDQDKKIHLHEMMPDHYPFYLDPMPNLYFTRDPAAVIGEGITINRMHEPARRRESIFMDCIMNHHPRFNKHEIPAYFKRDDLYSLEGGDELILSDEVVAIGVSARTSAQGIEKLARELFSRQDAIKKVVAVEIPKIRAFMHLDTVFTMIDHDKFTYHPAIEDRDGSMKIYILEQENNSDTLKITEKNSLKETLKEVLHLNELVLIPCGGGCPIASAREQWNDGSNTLAIAPGVVVTYDRNYVSNDILRQNGVEVIEILSSELSRGRGGPRCMSMPIIRENIS